ATGCCATTTTCTGACGCAATAGGTTGGGGTATACTGGCGAGAGACCCCAAGATGTTGTGTTTTTTCTTGACGGGGTTCGGACCCCGTTTCGTAATGTCCCGCACAGTTCGAAGGACCCCGGCCCTGGGATGGGCCGGACGAGGGGGCCGCGCAGCCGGTGGTGCGGTCTACGGGAGGGGCGGGTTCAAGAGAGGGAAAGCATTATGGTCAGGGACCTCGGAAGCGACGGAACCGCGATCGGCGGCGAGGGAATGGCTGTCTTGGATGAAATGACGGAAACGAGCAAGAAGGCAGGAAACGGCCCGGCCAGGGCGAGGGAGAAGGGTCTTCGCTTCCCGCGCGTCTACACGCGCGCCGGGGTGAATCCCTACGACGAGGTCGAGTGGGACCTCCGCACCGCCGCGATCACCAACGAGCACGGCAAGGTCGTTTTCGAGCAGAAGGACGTCGAGTTTCCCAAGTTCTGGTCGCAGATGGCCACGAACGTGGTCGCCTCGAAGTACTTCCGCGGCCAGATGGGAATGCCCGAGCGGGAGCGCTCGGTGAAGCAGCTGATCGGCCGCGTGGCGACGACCATCGCGGGCTGGGGTCGCGCGCAGGGATACTTCGCGAGCGAGATGGACGCCCAGGCGTTCGAGGACGAGCTGACCTACCTCCTGCTGCACCAGAAGGCGTCCTTCAACTCTCCCGTCTGGTTCAACTGCGGCGTCGAGACCAAGCCGCAGTGCTCCGCCTGCTTCATCAACTCCGTGTCCGACACGATGGACGGGATCCTCACCCTCGCCAAGACGGAAGGGCTCCTGTTCAAGTGGGGCTCGGGGACCGGCACGAACTTCTCGTCGCTCCGCTCCTCGAAGGAGCACATCAAGGGCGGCGGCAAGGCCTCCGGACCGGTTTCGTTCATGAAGGGCTTCGACGCGTTCGCGGGCGTCATCAAGTCGGGCGGCCGCACGCGGCGCGCGGCGAAGATGGTCATCCTGGACGCCGAGCACCCCGACATCGTCGAGTACATCAAGTGCAAGGCCGAGGAGGAGAAGAAGGCCTGGACGCTCATCGACTCGGGCTACGACTCCTCGCTGAACGGCCCCGCCTACGCCTCGATCTTCTTCCAGAACTCGAACAACTCGGTCCGCGTGAAGGACGAGTTCATGCAGGCGGTGGAGAAGGACCGCCCCTGGACGACGAAGGCGGTCGTCGACGGCCAGCCCATGGACACCTACCGCGCGCGCGATCTCATGGGCATGATCTGCGAGGCCGCCCACCAGTGCGGCGACCCGGGGCTGCAGTTCGACACGACCATCAACGACTGGCACACCTGCCCGAACACGGCGCGGATCAACGCGTCGAATCCGTGCAGCGAGTACATGTTCCTCGACGATTCGGCGTGCAATCTGGCCTCGCTCAATCTCATGAAGTTCCTGCGCGAGGACAAGACGTTCGACGCGGAGCTCTACCGGCACGCGGCGGCCACGATGCTCACCGCGCAGGAGATCATCGTCGACAACGCCTCCTACCCCACGCCGAAGATCGAGGAGAACAGCCACAACTTCCGCCCGCTCGGCCTGGGCTACGCGAACCTGGGTGCCCTGCTCATGTCCTGGGGCATTCCCTACGACAGCGATCAGGGGCGCGCCGTCGCCGCCGCGCTGACCGCGCTCATCCACGGCGAAGCCTACCGGCAGAGCGCGCAGATCGCCGCGGAAGTCACCGGCCCCTTCCCCGGCTACGAGAAGAACCGCGAGCCGATGCTCCGCGTGATCAAGAAACACTGGTCCGCGGTGGACCAGATCGATTCGCGCGCGGTGCCGCGCGAGATCATGGACGCCACCCGCACGGTCTGGCAGGAGTGCTGGGACCTGGGCGTGAAGCACGGCTACCGCAACTCGCAGGTCACGGTGATCGCGCCCACCGGCACGATCGCCTTCATGATGGATTGCGACACGACGGGAATCGAGCCGGACATCGCGCTGGTGAAGTACAAGAAGCTCGCCGGCGGCGGGATGCTCAAGATCGTGAACAACACGGTGCCCGAGGCGCTGCGTCGTCTCGGTTACGGGGAGGACGTGGTGGATCGGATCGTGCGGTTCATCGACCAGCACGAGACGATCGAGGGAGCACCGGGGCTCAAGGATGAGCACCTCCCCGTTTTTGACTGCGCGTTCCAGGCCAAGAACGGCACCCGCTCCATCCACTACATGGGCCACATCCGGATGATGGAGGCGGTCCAGCCGTTCATCTCGGGCGCCATCTCCAAGACGGTGAACATGCCGGAGAACGCCACCCCGCAGGAGATCGCCGAGGCGTACATGGCGGCGTGGAAGGGCGGCCTCAAGGCGATCGCCATCTACCGCGACGGCTCGAAGCGGAGCCAGCCGCTCTCGACCAGCAAGGAGGATCGCGGCGTGGGCGGCAAGATGAAGCCCTCGCTGGAGGTCGTGGCGGGCGGAGCGGGTCAGCCGAAGCGGCACCGGCTTCCGGACGAGCGCCGTTCCATCACGCACAAGTTCTCGGTGGCGGGACACGACGGATATCTCACGGTCGGCATGTACGAAGACGGCAAGCCGGGCGAGATCTTCATCGTGATGGCCAAGGGAGGCAGCACCCTCTCGGGCGTCATGGACTCCTTCGCCACCGCCGTCTCGCTGGGCCTGCAGCACGGCGTGCCGCTCGAGCTTTACGTGAACAAGTTCTCCCACGTGCGGTTCGAGCCGCACGGCTTCACCAAGAACCCCGACATCCCGATCGCGAAATCGATCATCGACTATCTCTTCCGCTGGCTCGGGATCAAGTTCCTCGGGCACGTGCCGGCCTCGATGTCGCACGAGGCGGCGAAGGAGGATCCGCTGGAAGCCCACGGCGTCCAGCCGGTCTCCGACAACCAGCTCTCGCTGATCAACGGGATCCACCTGGGAGGAAGCGGACAGTACGACCCGCCGGTCGAGGACACGCCGTTCGTGTCGCAGACCGACGCCCCTCCCTGCACCGAGTGCGGCGCGATCATGGTGCGGCGGGGCGCATGCTATTCCTGCCTGAACTGCGGCGCCACGAGCGGATGTAGTTAAGAACCCATGAACCCGAGCCGGCGTCAGCCGGCGAGGGGCAAGAAGCACGAAGGGCCCGGGGAGCGATCCCCGGGCCCGATTCATTTGCGTCTTGGCGCGCCTGGAGTGGCCTGACCACGGCTAGCGCCCTGACCACGGCCGGCGCCCCAATCACGGCCGGCGCCCCAATCACGGCCGGCGCCTGCTACGGCCGTCGCCCTGATCGCGGCCGCCGCCCTGATCGCCGCAGCCGCCCTGATCGCCGCAGCCGCCCTCAGGGACGCTCTCTCTCGGATCAACATGCCCTGGGGC
The nucleotide sequence above comes from Candidatus Binatia bacterium. Encoded proteins:
- a CDS encoding vitamin B12-dependent ribonucleotide reductase, translating into MTETSKKAGNGPARAREKGLRFPRVYTRAGVNPYDEVEWDLRTAAITNEHGKVVFEQKDVEFPKFWSQMATNVVASKYFRGQMGMPERERSVKQLIGRVATTIAGWGRAQGYFASEMDAQAFEDELTYLLLHQKASFNSPVWFNCGVETKPQCSACFINSVSDTMDGILTLAKTEGLLFKWGSGTGTNFSSLRSSKEHIKGGGKASGPVSFMKGFDAFAGVIKSGGRTRRAAKMVILDAEHPDIVEYIKCKAEEEKKAWTLIDSGYDSSLNGPAYASIFFQNSNNSVRVKDEFMQAVEKDRPWTTKAVVDGQPMDTYRARDLMGMICEAAHQCGDPGLQFDTTINDWHTCPNTARINASNPCSEYMFLDDSACNLASLNLMKFLREDKTFDAELYRHAAATMLTAQEIIVDNASYPTPKIEENSHNFRPLGLGYANLGALLMSWGIPYDSDQGRAVAAALTALIHGEAYRQSAQIAAEVTGPFPGYEKNREPMLRVIKKHWSAVDQIDSRAVPREIMDATRTVWQECWDLGVKHGYRNSQVTVIAPTGTIAFMMDCDTTGIEPDIALVKYKKLAGGGMLKIVNNTVPEALRRLGYGEDVVDRIVRFIDQHETIEGAPGLKDEHLPVFDCAFQAKNGTRSIHYMGHIRMMEAVQPFISGAISKTVNMPENATPQEIAEAYMAAWKGGLKAIAIYRDGSKRSQPLSTSKEDRGVGGKMKPSLEVVAGGAGQPKRHRLPDERRSITHKFSVAGHDGYLTVGMYEDGKPGEIFIVMAKGGSTLSGVMDSFATAVSLGLQHGVPLELYVNKFSHVRFEPHGFTKNPDIPIAKSIIDYLFRWLGIKFLGHVPASMSHEAAKEDPLEAHGVQPVSDNQLSLINGIHLGGSGQYDPPVEDTPFVSQTDAPPCTECGAIMVRRGACYSCLNCGATSGCS